In the Haloarcula salinisoli genome, TGGCGACCGATGACCCGCCCCGGCTTCTCGGCCTCGATGAACACCTCGCCGGTGTCCCCGTCGAAGTCCAGATTCTGGACCCCGGCGTCCTCGGGGATGGTGTCTTCGATGATGGCCTCTGCCTCCGCTTTGGGGACGAGTGCGTCCTGGGTCGGGCGGACGTTGATTCGTTTCCGGAGCGTCTGTGCCAGGTTCCGAACGATACCGTCACGCGTGGCCACCTCCTTGGCCTCTGGCGTGTAGATAACCAGTTCCGGCCCCTCGAAGGAGACAGATGCGATTGTGATATCGTCTGGCGTTTCGTCCTCGACCTGTGCTTTGATCTTCTCTAAGGTCTCGTCTGCAGTACTCATGAATGGGGGAAAGCGACGATTGGAGAGTCGGCCGTCCGAAAACGAACGGCTATCGAATGTCGTTGTCATACCGAAAGACAACCACAGATAAGAAACTTCCCCTCCCGGGAAATCGGGCCGTGACTCGCTACCATGGGCCGAGAGCCGGCCCTACCGACCAATTTTAGTAGCTGTCGCCGATGGCATTACACATGGGTTTTGGTAGCTACGACGAGTCCGAGCAGAAAGACCAGGACGTAGATACTGACGACAGCGACGGCGTCGCTGTCCACGAGAACGAACACGACGGGGACGTCTCCTTCGAAGTCGAAGGGTCGACCAGCGACCTCGTCGACAAACTCGGCGAGATGAAAGACGAGGAGTAGTTACGCGTTCAGCGTCTCGGCCAGGTCGTCGTTGTCGTCGAGCTGTTCCAGAATGTCGCTGCCGCCGACGAACTCCCCGTCGACGAACGTCTGGGGGATGGTCTCGCGGCCGCTGTATTCGGCCAGTTTCTCGCGGTAGGCCTCCGTCGCCGTCAGGACGTTCACCGTCGCTACGTCGTCGCGGTACTGTCCGATGAGGCCGAGTGCCTTTCGGGAGTAGCCACACTGGGGCATCATCTCGGTCCCTTTCATGAACAGGGCGACCTCGTTGTTCTCGATAGCCTCCTCGACGTTCGCGTGGGCCTCCTCGCGGGAGAGCTGCTCCGGTTCGAAGCTCATGGCTGCCTGTTACGGGGCGGGAGGGAAATGCGTACCGCTCACTCCGGCGTGCTGGTGGTCAACTCGATAGCGTGGATGTCCCGGGTGAGATGCTCGCCCAGCGCGTCGTGGACGAGCTGGTGCTGGTCGACCAGGGACTGTCCCTCGAAAGCCGGCGAGACGACATCGACCGCGTAATGGCTGTCGTCGTCAGGGTCACGCGGTGTGGTCACTGTCGCCGTCGCGTCCGGAATCTCCCGCTCGATGAGAGCTGCGACTTCGTCTGCGTTCATGTTCCCAGCAACGCCACAAGCGGCCAAAACAGTTGGGCTATCGATGCGGTTGGCAAGCGCGGGCCAGCCCCTGGCCGGTGTCAGCAATCCTCGGACTCGACAGCGGCCCTACCGTCGCCATACAGCACAATCGAGAGACAGCAATGCGTAAACTCGAGATGCGACTCCGCGTCCATCGACGGCACGAGTCGGTCGAGTGCGTCGGGGTCGACCGTCTCCGCTAGCGGTTCGACCTCCGTCGGATCGGCGTTCGTCGCGACGCTCAGGAGCCGAACAACGGCGACGCTGGGCGGCGTCTCACTCCAGT is a window encoding:
- a CDS encoding DUF5786 family protein, whose amino-acid sequence is MGFGSYDESEQKDQDVDTDDSDGVAVHENEHDGDVSFEVEGSTSDLVDKLGEMKDEE
- a CDS encoding glutaredoxin family protein, with translation MSFEPEQLSREEAHANVEEAIENNEVALFMKGTEMMPQCGYSRKALGLIGQYRDDVATVNVLTATEAYREKLAEYSGRETIPQTFVDGEFVGGSDILEQLDDNDDLAETLNA
- a CDS encoding BolA/IbaG family iron-sulfur metabolism protein is translated as MNADEVAALIEREIPDATATVTTPRDPDDDSHYAVDVVSPAFEGQSLVDQHQLVHDALGEHLTRDIHAIELTTSTPE
- a CDS encoding HalOD1 output domain-containing protein, coding for MENSSSRVDGGRGTGQTISKTFDWSETPPSVAVVRLLSVATNADPTEVEPLAETVDPDALDRLVPSMDAESHLEFTHCCLSIVLYGDGRAAVESEDC